The following are encoded in a window of Clostridium thermarum genomic DNA:
- a CDS encoding SDR family oxidoreductase — protein sequence MTEYFPGVNYPKSFPTQKQDRQPGIEKNMNPRPIFEDPDYGIAPGRLKDKIAVITGGDSGIGRAVALAFAKEGADIAIIYLNENEDAEQTKTHIDKTGRKCMLIAGDVGDENFCIEAVNRVIGEFGKIDILVNNAAEQHVQTKLEDITKEQLERTFKTNVFSAFYLTKAVLPYLKAGSSIINTTSITAYKGSQDLIDYSATKGALTTFTRSLSTNLASKNIRVNAVAPGPIWTPLIPASFNEQDVAKFGSDTPMARAGQPVELAAAYVFLASNDASYITGQTIHVNGGVIVNS from the coding sequence ATGACAGAATACTTCCCAGGGGTTAACTATCCCAAGTCCTTTCCAACTCAAAAGCAGGATAGGCAGCCTGGAATTGAAAAGAATATGAACCCAAGACCTATATTTGAAGATCCGGATTACGGAATTGCGCCGGGAAGGCTTAAAGATAAGATAGCTGTGATAACCGGTGGAGACAGTGGTATAGGAAGGGCTGTTGCACTGGCTTTTGCCAAGGAAGGTGCAGATATAGCCATTATATATTTGAATGAAAATGAAGATGCTGAACAGACAAAAACTCATATAGATAAGACCGGAAGAAAGTGCATGCTAATAGCTGGTGATGTGGGAGACGAGAACTTCTGCATAGAAGCGGTAAATAGGGTTATAGGGGAATTTGGGAAAATAGATATACTGGTAAATAATGCTGCAGAGCAGCATGTCCAAACTAAATTGGAGGATATAACAAAAGAACAATTAGAGAGGACATTTAAGACTAATGTATTTTCAGCTTTTTATTTGACCAAGGCAGTACTGCCCTATTTAAAGGCAGGCAGCTCAATAATAAACACAACATCCATAACAGCTTACAAGGGAAGCCAGGATTTAATTGACTATTCCGCAACTAAGGGCGCTCTGACTACTTTTACAAGATCATTGTCCACCAATCTTGCATCAAAAAATATCAGGGTTAATGCAGTAGCCCCAGGCCCCATATGGACACCTTTAATACCAGCCTCTTTCAATGAACAGGATGTTGCAAAGTTTGGCAGCGACACTCCAATGGCAAGAGCAGGTCAACCGGTGGAACTGGCAGCAGCCTATGTATTCCTGGCTTCCAATGATGCATCTTATATTACAGGACAGACAATCCATGTAAATGGTGGAGTAATAGTTAACAGTTAA
- a CDS encoding methylated-DNA--[protein]-cysteine S-methyltransferase gives MKEYIYYYQSPIGYIRIKGDDEAILAIDFAEEGQNKECYPEHIKDCITQLDEYFAGKRKSFDVSYLLKGTEFQKKVWTELSKVSYGEKVSYKDIAKRIGNEKAVRAVGTTNGKNPVSIIVPCHRVVGADGKLTGYAWGLWRKEWLLEHEKKYK, from the coding sequence ATGAAGGAATATATTTATTATTATCAATCACCAATCGGATATATAAGAATAAAGGGAGATGATGAGGCTATTCTCGCAATAGATTTTGCGGAAGAAGGCCAAAACAAAGAGTGTTATCCTGAGCATATAAAAGACTGCATTACTCAACTTGATGAGTATTTTGCAGGAAAAAGGAAAAGTTTTGATGTGAGCTATCTTTTAAAGGGAACTGAATTTCAAAAAAAGGTCTGGACGGAACTTTCTAAAGTTTCCTATGGAGAAAAGGTATCCTATAAGGATATAGCCAAGAGAATAGGCAATGAAAAGGCTGTGAGAGCAGTAGGGACTACCAACGGGAAGAATCCTGTCAGCATTATTGTACCCTGTCACAGGGTTGTAGGTGCTGATGGAAAGCTTACCGGTTATGCCTGGGGACTTTGGAGAAAAGAGTGGCTTTTAGAACATGAGAAAAAGTATAAATAA
- the namA gene encoding NADPH dehydrogenase NamA — protein sequence MAKLFEQISIKGVTIKNRVVMAPMCMYSADNDGMVQDWHIIHYAARALGGTGLIIQEATAVESCGRISDRDLGIWKDEHIEGLRKIVKSIKDNGSVPGIQLAHAGRKSTVFSEPVIGPSAIAFSEEYKTPTEMSKEDIKRVIEAFKKAAERALTAGYEVIEIHAAHGYLINEFLSPLTNKRGDEYGGSKENRVRFLKEVLEAVREVWSKPLIVRVTAEDYEEEGNHPEDLADMVNLVKDLGIDLVDVSSGGVVDVTVKAYPGYQVDFAETIKNLTGLPVIAGGLLTTADQCEEVLQAGKADMIFLGRELLRNPYWTLKAAHDLKTEIQWPVQYERGKYRE from the coding sequence ATGGCTAAGCTTTTTGAGCAGATCAGCATAAAAGGAGTTACAATAAAAAACAGAGTTGTCATGGCTCCCATGTGTATGTACAGTGCTGACAATGATGGTATGGTACAAGATTGGCACATAATTCATTATGCCGCAAGGGCATTAGGTGGAACAGGGCTCATCATTCAAGAGGCAACTGCCGTTGAAAGCTGCGGTAGGATAAGTGACAGAGATTTGGGAATATGGAAGGATGAACATATAGAGGGTCTAAGAAAGATTGTAAAATCCATAAAAGATAACGGATCAGTGCCGGGCATACAGCTTGCCCACGCCGGAAGAAAATCCACGGTTTTCTCTGAACCGGTGATAGGACCAAGCGCCATAGCCTTCAGTGAGGAATATAAGACCCCTACGGAGATGAGCAAGGAAGATATAAAAAGGGTAATAGAGGCTTTTAAAAAGGCAGCCGAAAGAGCTTTGACTGCTGGCTATGAAGTAATTGAAATCCATGCTGCTCATGGTTACCTTATCAATGAATTCTTGTCACCGCTGACAAACAAGAGGGGAGATGAGTATGGCGGAAGCAAGGAGAACAGGGTACGGTTCTTAAAAGAAGTGCTTGAAGCTGTAAGAGAGGTTTGGAGTAAGCCTCTTATTGTAAGGGTCACTGCAGAGGATTATGAAGAGGAAGGAAACCATCCTGAGGACTTAGCGGATATGGTCAACTTAGTTAAAGACCTGGGAATAGATTTGGTTGACGTAAGTTCCGGAGGAGTTGTAGATGTGACAGTTAAGGCCTATCCCGGCTACCAGGTAGACTTTGCAGAAACTATAAAAAACCTCACAGGCCTACCGGTGATAGCAGGGGGACTTTTGACTACAGCAGATCAATGTGAGGAAGTACTTCAGGCAGGCAAGGCTGATATGATATTCTTGGGAAGAGAACTCCTAAGAAATCCGTATTGGACCTTAAAAGCTGCTCATGATTTAAAGACAGAAATACAATGGCCGGTTCAATATGAACGGGGAAAATATAGGGAGTAG
- a CDS encoding response regulator transcription factor, producing MAGERILIIEDEIKISRFIELELKYEGYIVDQAFDGRTGLEKAQSGNFDLVILDVMLPSLNGMEVLRRLRQTSEVSVIMLTAKDEITDKVMGLDIGADDYMTKPFAIEELLARIRVALKRKKSVPQILPNNQLSIGKLVLDQDKYTVSYDGELIELTKKEFDLIKYLMENKNSVLTRDKILETVWGYDYYGDTNVVDVYIRYLRSKIDDKYNVKLIHTVRGVGYVLKYE from the coding sequence ATGGCTGGTGAAAGAATATTGATAATTGAGGACGAGATAAAAATTTCAAGATTTATTGAGTTAGAGCTGAAATATGAGGGCTATATCGTAGACCAAGCTTTTGATGGCAGAACCGGGTTAGAAAAAGCTCAAAGCGGAAACTTTGATCTTGTAATATTGGATGTAATGCTGCCTTCTCTTAATGGTATGGAGGTCCTGCGCCGTCTTAGACAAACCTCTGAGGTCTCAGTAATTATGCTTACCGCCAAGGACGAAATTACTGATAAGGTTATGGGACTCGATATTGGCGCAGACGACTATATGACAAAGCCCTTTGCTATAGAGGAACTTTTAGCTAGAATAAGAGTTGCTTTAAAAAGGAAGAAATCTGTACCTCAAATCTTGCCGAATAATCAGCTTTCCATCGGCAAGCTTGTCTTGGATCAAGATAAATATACCGTAAGCTATGACGGTGAGCTTATTGAACTTACGAAAAAAGAATTTGATTTAATTAAGTATCTCATGGAAAATAAAAATTCTGTTCTTACAAGAGATAAAATATTAGAAACGGTGTGGGGTTATGACTACTATGGCGATACCAATGTGGTGGATGTATATATAAGATATTTGCGAAGCAAGATTGATGATAAGTATAATGTAAAACTCATTCATACCGTTAGAGGGGTGGGATACGTTCTAAAATATGAATAA
- a CDS encoding sensor histidine kinase, protein MNNDFNGNVKKVVNGILTAFKEILSIGPHAIGSVFKAINKRLRFSITFKTTVIHSFSLTFILFFNTLLIVGGVLSLLLYQDYVHMDKNIKNISTKIINNDNSIPKERFLELSRDFETDISIFDKDKKVSFSSLSDMPSTILKNIVNDIEIQKQDNIYYLSMSKRIGISDEVYYLQLSKSLMPYINILIVSAAVVASLNLLVIISSAVKLSRTTKKMLKPIDNMTNTAKSISISELDKRLDVVQSHDELKELAETFNEMLDRIEHAYEQQNQFVSDASHELRTPIAVIQGYANMLNRWGKDDRAVLEESIAAINSEATNMKELVEKLLFLARTDKNTQKLEKAEFSLNELMDEITRETKMIDHKHNFICQRNDAVFIVADRALIKQALRIFIDNSIKYTPEQGTIVLNSINIYNGVMITLQDNGIGIAKEDLPRIFDRFYRCDKARTRQTGGTGLGLSIAKWIIGKHRGSIEVESALNVGTKIIIYLPYN, encoded by the coding sequence ATGAATAATGACTTTAACGGAAATGTAAAAAAGGTGGTCAATGGCATCCTTACCGCCTTTAAAGAAATACTATCCATCGGCCCTCACGCCATCGGCAGTGTCTTTAAGGCAATAAATAAGAGGCTCCGGTTTTCCATAACCTTTAAAACCACTGTGATCCACAGCTTTTCTCTGACTTTTATTTTATTTTTTAATACCCTTCTGATAGTGGGTGGCGTCTTATCATTACTGCTTTATCAAGACTATGTGCATATGGACAAAAATATTAAGAATATCAGTACCAAAATCATCAATAACGATAACTCAATACCGAAGGAAAGATTCTTAGAGTTAAGTAGGGATTTTGAAACTGATATATCAATCTTTGATAAAGATAAAAAGGTGAGTTTTTCTAGTTTAAGTGATATGCCTTCAACCATATTAAAGAATATAGTCAACGACATTGAAATTCAAAAACAGGACAATATATACTATTTATCTATGAGTAAGCGTATAGGCATAAGTGATGAAGTTTACTATCTTCAACTCAGTAAATCCTTAATGCCCTATATAAATATCCTTATAGTATCTGCAGCTGTAGTTGCTTCTTTGAATCTCTTAGTTATAATATCTTCTGCTGTCAAGCTATCCAGGACTACAAAGAAAATGCTGAAACCTATTGATAATATGACTAATACTGCTAAATCTATATCTATCAGTGAACTTGACAAAAGATTGGATGTAGTACAATCCCACGATGAACTAAAGGAGTTAGCAGAAACCTTCAACGAGATGCTGGACAGAATTGAGCATGCCTATGAACAGCAGAACCAGTTTGTTTCTGATGCCTCTCATGAGCTTAGGACTCCAATAGCCGTAATTCAAGGCTATGCAAACATGCTAAACCGTTGGGGTAAGGATGACAGGGCAGTGCTGGAGGAAAGTATAGCCGCCATAAACAGTGAAGCTACAAATATGAAGGAACTGGTGGAAAAGCTGCTATTCCTTGCAAGGACCGATAAAAATACTCAAAAGCTGGAGAAAGCTGAATTCTCTCTCAATGAACTAATGGATGAAATAACCCGGGAAACGAAGATGATAGACCACAAGCATAACTTCATCTGCCAGAGAAATGATGCTGTATTTATCGTTGCAGATAGGGCCCTCATCAAGCAGGCCCTGAGGATTTTTATAGACAACAGTATAAAGTACACCCCGGAACAGGGCACCATAGTGCTTAACAGTATTAATATTTATAACGGTGTAATGATAACCCTTCAGGACAACGGTATAGGTATTGCAAAAGAAGACCTTCCAAGAATTTTTGATAGATTCTACCGCTGCGATAAGGCGAGAACAAGGCAAACCGGCGGCACAGGACTGGGCTTGTCTATAGCAAAGTGGATTATTGGGAAGCATAGAGGATCCATTGAAGTGGAAAGTGCGTTAAATGTCGGTACTAAGATAATTATCTATTTACCTTATAATTAA
- a CDS encoding tetratricopeptide repeat protein — MIQKNYKYGNYKTLAKIFYAKRHIDKALEMYEKAYEQPEGKKDVELLIDMALLYDEIYEDQKAEKLFKEVITLNPEEPRGYYGLGMIYDNDQNYSEALKYYEKAIELNPDYNKAYFFAANIYLDMGMKDKAEEYFLKVLQLNPEDFWANLNLGAMYEEEGLYPKAYELFSRALEIDPYHYMALFNMGVISAKLGKEAQAEEFYKASIRENPQYPYSYLNLAILYKEKQDYDKAIEVISEGINNNEDAGFLYYNRACFYVQVRNNKSAVEDLKKAIEIYPEFQEYAAQDEELMEVASCLKLRTEGNVDK, encoded by the coding sequence ATGATACAAAAAAATTATAAATACGGTAATTATAAGACACTAGCTAAAATATTTTATGCTAAGAGGCATATAGACAAAGCTTTGGAAATGTACGAAAAGGCCTATGAACAGCCTGAGGGCAAGAAAGATGTAGAGCTCCTTATAGATATGGCTCTCTTATATGATGAGATTTATGAGGACCAAAAGGCAGAGAAGTTGTTTAAAGAAGTCATAACCTTAAATCCTGAAGAGCCAAGAGGATATTATGGACTGGGTATGATTTATGATAACGATCAAAACTACAGTGAGGCTCTTAAGTACTATGAAAAGGCCATAGAACTAAACCCTGATTATAATAAGGCCTATTTTTTCGCAGCAAATATATACTTGGATATGGGCATGAAAGATAAGGCAGAAGAATACTTCCTAAAAGTACTACAGCTTAATCCTGAAGACTTTTGGGCAAACCTTAATCTGGGCGCCATGTATGAGGAAGAAGGCCTATACCCTAAAGCTTACGAACTTTTTAGCCGTGCTTTGGAAATAGACCCTTATCACTATATGGCCCTGTTTAACATGGGAGTCATAAGTGCAAAATTAGGTAAGGAGGCTCAGGCTGAAGAATTTTATAAGGCATCCATAAGGGAAAATCCTCAGTATCCTTACAGCTACTTAAATTTAGCAATATTATATAAAGAGAAACAGGACTATGATAAAGCCATAGAGGTTATAAGTGAAGGGATAAATAATAATGAAGATGCTGGTTTTTTATACTATAACCGTGCATGCTTCTATGTGCAGGTCCGCAATAATAAAAGCGCTGTGGAAGACTTGAAGAAGGCCATAGAAATATATCCTGAGTTCCAGGAGTACGCTGCCCAGGATGAAGAGCTGATGGAGGTTGCTTCGTGCTTAAAGTTACGAACAGAAGGAAATGTTGATAAATAG
- a CDS encoding thymidylate synthase, which produces MSNADKQYLTLVRDILENGFYETTNRTGMPTYKLPHKMFQFHLQKEFPILTTKFVAFKTAVKELLWIYRDQSNDVRKLHEQNVHIWDEWMMEDGTIGTAYGWVVKEYNQVDTLIEGLKKDPQGRRHIMSLWQIPHLNGGALHPCAFMTMWDVTEDRLNCMLVQRSADVPLGLPFNMSQYAVLVHLIAQVTGYKPGLFTHVINNAHIYENQIDGMKLQLSREHEAYEAPKLWINPEIKNFYDFTIDDIKLIDYKHHPAIKMEVSV; this is translated from the coding sequence ATGAGTAACGCAGATAAACAATACTTAACTTTGGTTAGAGATATTTTAGAGAATGGCTTTTATGAAACTACAAATAGAACTGGGATGCCTACATATAAACTTCCCCATAAGATGTTTCAGTTCCACCTGCAAAAGGAGTTTCCTATCCTGACTACAAAGTTTGTAGCTTTTAAGACTGCAGTTAAGGAATTGCTTTGGATATACAGGGATCAGTCAAATGATGTCAGAAAGCTTCATGAACAAAATGTACATATATGGGATGAGTGGATGATGGAGGATGGAACCATAGGAACTGCCTATGGTTGGGTAGTTAAGGAGTATAATCAGGTGGATACTCTGATTGAAGGTTTAAAGAAGGATCCCCAAGGTAGAAGACATATAATGAGCCTTTGGCAGATACCTCACCTTAATGGCGGTGCCTTACACCCTTGTGCCTTTATGACTATGTGGGATGTTACCGAGGATAGATTGAACTGTATGCTGGTACAGCGTTCTGCGGATGTTCCTCTAGGTCTGCCATTTAACATGTCTCAATATGCGGTACTTGTACACTTGATTGCTCAAGTAACTGGCTACAAGCCAGGACTCTTTACCCATGTTATAAATAATGCACATATATATGAAAATCAGATAGATGGTATGAAGCTTCAGCTTTCAAGAGAGCATGAAGCCTATGAAGCTCCAAAACTCTGGATAAATCCCGAAATCAAAAACTTCTATGATTTTACCATAGATGATATTAAGCTGATAGATTACAAGCACCACCCAGCTATTAAAATGGAGGTGTCCGTTTAA
- a CDS encoding dihydrofolate reductase has translation MLSAVAAIGNNNVIGGNNGLLWHLPADLKKFKAITMAGSRTMIMGRKTFESLPGVLPGRKHIVLTNNTDFHVESDNVEVVHSIEEVGPYIQSEEEYFVIGGGQIYKLLMPYTSKMYITRVYGDFVGDTYFPEWDESQWKIIDRVEGVQDEKNRFRHELITYVRKSIKS, from the coding sequence ATGTTAAGTGCAGTGGCAGCTATAGGTAATAACAATGTTATTGGCGGCAATAACGGACTTCTGTGGCATCTTCCGGCAGACTTAAAAAAATTTAAAGCAATCACTATGGCCGGCAGCCGGACCATGATTATGGGCAGGAAGACCTTTGAGTCTCTTCCAGGAGTTCTGCCCGGAAGGAAGCATATTGTACTAACTAACAATACTGATTTTCATGTTGAAAGTGACAATGTAGAAGTTGTTCACAGCATAGAAGAAGTAGGGCCCTATATCCAATCTGAGGAAGAATACTTTGTAATTGGCGGGGGACAAATCTACAAGCTCCTGATGCCCTATACCTCAAAAATGTATATTACAAGAGTCTATGGTGATTTTGTAGGTGATACCTATTTTCCGGAGTGGGATGAAAGCCAATGGAAAATTATAGACAGGGTTGAAGGAGTTCAAGATGAAAAGAATAGGTTTAGGCACGAGCTTATAACCTATGTAAGAAAATCAATAAAAAGTTAA
- a CDS encoding ATP-dependent Clp protease ATP-binding subunit: MKKCSICNKNLAVIFTTKIEGGKTETQGICLDCAKKMGLPVVDQLVQQAGISPEELENLSEQMNSMFQDGEMEEFLNSTNMMELFNSMMPKDKDAEASFTEQNFSDAYERDQKIEDNNYKKEKHNKSRGKKKNLDKYGTNLTQKALDKSVDRVIGRNREIDRVIQILNRRTKNNPILIGEPGVGKTAIAEGLAVRIAEKQVPAKLFDAEVYLLDLTAVVAGTQFRGQFEGRMKAIIDEAKELGNIILVIDEVHNIIGAGEAQGGALNAANILKPALARGAIQVIGATTLEEYRKHIEKDSALERRFQPVIVEEPSVEDTIEILKGIKCYYEDYHKVIIPDEVIEAAANLSSRYINDRYLPDKAIDIIDEASSRANLKNKGLVELKALKEELEEINTKIEEAGLANDYQRAAQYRVEQCRLEEKINKIEKESSNVTLTIDDVAYVIEAWTKIPVQKITEEEAQRLINIEERLHFRVIGQDEAVTNISRAIRRNRLGFRKKKKPSSFIFVGPTGVGKTELARALSAELFGSEDALIRIDMSEYMEKHTVSKLIGAPPGYVGYDEGGQLTEKVRRRPYSVLLLDEIEKAHPDVFNMLLQILEDGRLTDNQGRTVYFENTIIIMTSNAGTNFKSYGIGFAQEGYEVIEGKVKDALKDIFKPEFLNRVDDVIVFKSLIKEELYKIIDIMLREVSEEAREKHITIEFTDALKQFILDKGYDPKYGARPLRRTIQKYVEDEITDAYLTKKITEGSRIKIDYADGKVIIV; the protein is encoded by the coding sequence ATGAAGAAATGTTCAATTTGCAATAAAAATTTAGCAGTTATTTTTACGACTAAGATAGAAGGTGGGAAGACAGAAACTCAAGGAATATGTTTGGATTGTGCGAAGAAAATGGGACTGCCAGTGGTAGATCAGCTCGTACAGCAAGCGGGAATTTCCCCAGAGGAACTAGAAAACCTCAGCGAACAGATGAATAGCATGTTCCAGGATGGAGAAATGGAAGAGTTCCTGAACAGCACCAACATGATGGAACTGTTTAACAGCATGATGCCAAAGGATAAAGACGCAGAAGCAAGCTTTACTGAACAGAATTTTTCAGATGCTTATGAGAGGGATCAAAAGATTGAGGACAATAATTATAAAAAAGAAAAACATAATAAGTCTAGAGGTAAGAAGAAGAATTTAGACAAATACGGAACCAACTTGACTCAAAAGGCTCTTGATAAAAGTGTGGATAGAGTAATCGGCAGGAATAGGGAGATAGATAGAGTCATTCAGATCCTAAACAGAAGGACAAAAAATAACCCTATTCTAATTGGAGAACCGGGTGTAGGTAAAACAGCTATAGCGGAGGGGCTAGCTGTAAGAATAGCAGAAAAGCAAGTTCCTGCTAAGCTCTTTGACGCAGAGGTATATCTCTTGGATTTAACGGCAGTGGTAGCCGGAACTCAGTTCAGAGGTCAATTTGAAGGAAGAATGAAAGCTATCATCGATGAGGCTAAGGAATTGGGTAACATAATCCTTGTCATTGATGAAGTTCATAATATTATTGGAGCGGGAGAAGCGCAAGGCGGAGCTCTAAATGCAGCCAATATATTAAAGCCGGCTCTTGCAAGGGGAGCAATACAGGTAATAGGAGCTACAACCCTTGAAGAATACAGAAAGCATATAGAAAAAGATTCAGCTCTGGAACGAAGATTTCAGCCCGTTATAGTAGAGGAGCCCTCAGTAGAGGATACAATTGAAATCCTAAAAGGCATTAAGTGCTACTATGAAGATTACCATAAGGTAATAATTCCTGATGAGGTAATAGAGGCTGCAGCAAACCTTTCTAGCCGATATATCAATGACAGATATCTTCCGGATAAGGCTATTGATATAATCGATGAGGCCAGCTCAAGAGCTAATTTGAAAAATAAAGGTTTAGTGGAATTAAAAGCACTGAAAGAGGAACTGGAAGAGATAAACACAAAAATAGAAGAAGCGGGCTTAGCAAATGATTATCAAAGAGCGGCTCAGTACAGGGTGGAGCAATGCAGGCTTGAAGAGAAAATAAATAAAATTGAAAAAGAAAGCTCTAATGTAACTTTAACTATAGATGATGTGGCATATGTAATTGAAGCTTGGACAAAAATTCCCGTTCAAAAAATTACTGAGGAAGAAGCTCAGAGACTTATAAATATAGAGGAGAGACTGCACTTTAGGGTTATAGGCCAGGATGAAGCAGTTACCAATATTTCCAGAGCCATAAGAAGAAATCGACTTGGCTTTAGAAAGAAGAAGAAGCCATCATCCTTCATATTTGTTGGACCAACGGGAGTAGGTAAGACAGAGTTGGCAAGAGCTCTTTCTGCAGAACTTTTCGGATCAGAAGATGCTTTAATAAGAATTGATATGTCGGAATACATGGAAAAGCATACTGTATCTAAACTTATTGGAGCGCCTCCGGGATATGTGGGTTACGATGAAGGGGGTCAGCTCACAGAAAAGGTTAGAAGAAGACCCTACTCTGTGTTATTGCTGGATGAAATAGAAAAAGCCCATCCGGATGTATTTAATATGTTACTTCAGATATTGGAGGATGGAAGACTTACAGATAATCAAGGCAGGACAGTTTATTTTGAAAACACTATTATAATCATGACCTCTAATGCAGGAACAAACTTTAAATCCTACGGCATCGGCTTTGCTCAGGAGGGCTATGAGGTAATAGAAGGAAAAGTAAAGGATGCCCTCAAGGATATCTTTAAGCCGGAGTTCCTGAACAGAGTTGATGACGTCATAGTATTTAAGAGCCTTATAAAAGAGGAACTCTATAAAATTATTGATATAATGCTTCGTGAAGTTTCTGAAGAGGCAAGGGAAAAGCACATTACCATAGAATTTACTGATGCCTTAAAGCAATTTATTCTGGATAAGGGCTATGATCCTAAGTATGGTGCAAGACCACTAAGAAGAACTATTCAGAAATATGTAGAGGATGAGATTACCGATGCCTACTTAACCAAGAAAATCACAGAAGGTTCCAGAATAAAAATTGACTACGCTGACGGAAAAGTTATAATTGTATAG
- a CDS encoding ACT domain-containing protein, which yields MRAVITVIGKDKKGIIAGVSSELANCGVNILDISQTILQEYFTMIMLVDLSDMSVNFDELNEKLELKSKELGVSIKAQHEDIFNSMHEI from the coding sequence ATGCGCGCAGTAATTACTGTAATTGGAAAAGATAAGAAGGGAATAATTGCAGGAGTCAGCTCTGAACTGGCTAATTGTGGTGTGAACATTTTAGACATCAGCCAGACAATTCTTCAGGAATATTTTACAATGATAATGTTGGTAGATTTAAGCGACATGTCTGTAAATTTCGATGAATTAAATGAAAAGTTGGAGCTTAAGAGCAAGGAGCTTGGGGTATCAATAAAAGCTCAACACGAAGATATCTTTAATTCAATGCATGAAATATAG
- a CDS encoding PFL family protein gives MNINKDKILETIEMIDKEKLDVRTITMGISLLDCIDSDGEKCREKIYQKITTKAANLVKVGNDIEKEYGIPIINKRISVTPISLVAGATNDTDYVEFAKTLDKAAKAVGVNFIGGFSALVHKGYTKGDKLLIESIPEALNVTERVCASVNIGSSKVGINMDAVREMGHIIKKTAELTADRDGLGCAKFVVFANAVEDNPFMAGAFHGVGEGDCVINVGVSGPGVVKRALEKVKGASFDVVAETIKKTSFKITRMGQLVASEASRRLGVPFGIVDLSLAPTPAVGDSVAHILEEMGLEYCGAPGTTAALALLNDAVKKGGVMACSHVGGLSGAFIPVSEDIGMITAAEVGALTLEKLEAMTCVCSVGLDMIAIPGTTSAETISAIIADEAAIGVINNKTTAVRIIPVPGKDLGDSVEFGGLLGRAPIMKVNPFSSTDFVARGGRIPSPIHSFKN, from the coding sequence ATGAATATAAATAAGGATAAAATACTAGAAACCATTGAAATGATTGATAAGGAAAAACTTGATGTACGTACAATTACTATGGGTATATCACTGTTGGACTGTATCGACTCTGATGGTGAGAAATGCAGAGAAAAAATATACCAAAAAATCACAACTAAAGCTGCTAACCTGGTTAAGGTAGGAAATGATATCGAGAAGGAATACGGTATTCCTATAATCAACAAAAGAATATCTGTTACACCTATATCCCTTGTTGCCGGTGCCACCAACGATACAGACTACGTTGAATTTGCCAAGACCCTTGACAAAGCAGCCAAAGCTGTGGGCGTAAACTTTATCGGAGGCTTTTCTGCCCTGGTTCATAAAGGCTATACAAAGGGTGATAAGCTTCTTATAGAATCTATACCGGAAGCTTTAAATGTGACAGAAAGAGTCTGCGCCTCCGTAAACATAGGTTCCAGCAAGGTTGGTATTAATATGGACGCCGTACGAGAAATGGGACATATTATAAAGAAAACCGCAGAGTTAACAGCGGACAGAGATGGACTTGGCTGTGCTAAGTTCGTTGTCTTTGCCAATGCCGTTGAAGATAACCCCTTTATGGCAGGTGCCTTTCATGGAGTTGGCGAGGGAGATTGTGTAATAAATGTTGGCGTTAGTGGTCCAGGAGTTGTAAAGCGCGCCTTGGAAAAGGTTAAGGGAGCAAGCTTTGATGTAGTGGCAGAAACTATAAAGAAGACATCTTTCAAGATTACCAGAATGGGTCAGCTTGTAGCTTCTGAGGCTTCAAGAAGACTTGGTGTTCCCTTTGGTATAGTGGACCTGTCCCTAGCTCCAACCCCTGCCGTTGGCGACAGTGTTGCTCACATACTTGAAGAAATGGGTCTTGAATACTGCGGCGCTCCGGGAACTACCGCTGCCTTGGCCTTATTAAACGATGCTGTGAAGAAGGGCGGAGTTATGGCCTGCAGTCATGTTGGCGGCCTAAGCGGTGCTTTCATACCTGTCAGCGAGGACATTGGAATGATAACTGCTGCAGAAGTTGGCGCTCTTACTTTGGAGAAATTAGAAGCTATGACCTGCGTATGTTCCGTTGGTCTTGATATGATAGCAATTCCGGGAACTACTTCAGCGGAAACTATATCGGCAATAATAGCTGATGAGGCTGCTATTGGAGTTATAAATAATAAAACCACTGCAGTAAGAATTATTCCTGTACCCGGAAAAGACCTAGGTGACAGTGTGGAATTCGGAGGCCTTCTTGGAAGAGCCCCAATTATGAAGGTAAATCCTTTCTCCAGCACGGACTTTGTGGCTCGAGGCGGCAGAATTCCTTCACCGATACACAGCTTTAAGAATTAA